One genomic window of Sporosarcina ureae includes the following:
- a CDS encoding NTP transferase domain-containing protein, with protein sequence MKAILLAGGRGTRISEYIGDVPKCSLDIGGRSLIRHTVELFQRNNIEVIIVVGYKAEIIKDLLCDLDVKYYFNPFYSVTNSVASLWFSRNELKDEDIIIANADVYFEQNMLDKLLSSRYEQTFLMDSNSELDYLFYCNNNQLIGHGKELKEYSGEYVGIAKIKKIFLEKFVERLEELIKEQNHNFWWENVLYSFIDEITINVVDVRGMFWSEIDVIEDYQRILEFRRNTDFGYQIPTLL encoded by the coding sequence TTGAAAGCTATCTTATTGGCTGGTGGAAGAGGAACAAGAATTAGCGAATATATTGGCGACGTGCCCAAATGTTCACTTGATATAGGAGGGAGGTCATTAATCCGCCATACTGTTGAATTATTCCAACGAAATAATATTGAAGTTATAATTGTTGTGGGATATAAAGCGGAAATCATTAAGGATCTTCTATGCGATCTCGATGTTAAGTATTATTTCAATCCGTTTTATAGTGTTACAAATAGTGTAGCCTCTCTATGGTTTTCGAGAAACGAACTTAAAGACGAAGATATTATCATAGCGAATGCAGATGTATACTTTGAGCAGAATATGTTAGACAAGCTACTAAGCTCTAGGTATGAACAAACTTTCCTAATGGATTCGAATAGTGAACTAGATTACCTTTTCTATTGCAATAATAATCAGCTAATCGGGCATGGTAAAGAATTAAAAGAATATAGTGGGGAATATGTAGGCATAGCAAAAATCAAGAAAATATTTTTGGAGAAGTTCGTAGAGAGACTGGAGGAACTAATAAAAGAGCAAAATCACAATTTTTGGTGGGAAAACGTTTTATATTCATTTATAGATGAGATAACTATAAATGTTGTAGACGTTAGGGGTATGTTTTGGTCAGAAATAGACGTCATAGAAGATTATCAAAGAATCCTTGAATTTCGGAGAAACACTGATTTTGGGTACCAGATTCCGACATTATTATGA
- a CDS encoding sterol desaturase family protein has protein sequence MNTKYIKEFITFPDITIMLVLFIPLIVYTFLHAYSVGVWISFVIGMATYAMSEYMIHRFLFHMKTPTNPFLLKTIKRLHFDHHVDPANLKLLFLPIWFSLPGFTMFALIFYLITNSFPFTMAYLAGIIVYFMYYEWKHYIAHRPVQPRTEMGRRIKKAHLWHHFKNENYWFGVTHTAIDKTFGTYKDQKVVEKSDTAKNLENRT, from the coding sequence ATGAATACAAAATATATAAAAGAGTTCATCACGTTTCCAGATATCACTATAATGCTGGTGCTATTTATTCCGCTCATAGTCTATACTTTTTTACATGCTTACTCCGTTGGTGTGTGGATCTCCTTTGTAATAGGGATGGCTACTTATGCAATGAGTGAGTATATGATTCATAGGTTTTTATTTCATATGAAAACGCCGACAAATCCATTTTTACTGAAAACGATTAAGCGCTTACACTTTGATCATCACGTAGATCCGGCGAATTTAAAACTATTGTTCTTGCCGATTTGGTTCAGTTTACCCGGCTTCACCATGTTTGCATTAATTTTCTATTTAATAACCAATAGTTTTCCGTTCACGATGGCTTATCTTGCGGGAATCATTGTCTATTTCATGTATTATGAATGGAAACATTATATTGCGCATCGTCCTGTTCAACCACGTACTGAAATGGGGAGACGTATTAAAAAAGCGCATCTTTGGCATCATTTTAAAAATGAAAACTACTGGTTTGGTGTAACACATACGGCTATCGATAAAACGTTCGGAACGTATAAAGATCAGAAAGTAGTTGAAAAAAGCGATACCGCTAAAAACCTAGAGAATCGTACGTAA
- a CDS encoding bifunctional metallophosphatase/5'-nucleotidase — protein MLITHLLVKSISIILLLVTIFTLDVPKGKAESAEESITILFTHDLHDNFLPFEVDRGEKKKSVGGYARLHSAIVEQKEKDPDAILVDAGDFAMGTLFQTIYATDAPGLQMMGRMGYDVTTLGNHEFDFRAEGLASSLRAAKDSGEKLPSIVASNTIFPTDEDGKMPRNIQALKKSMGDYDVKDYMVIERKGIKIGIVGLMGEEAAGNAPMSGVTFDDAVESAKSTVATLKNEEHVDLVIALSHSGTSEIPSQSEDEMIAKKVPDIDVIISGHSHTTFEEPVIVGTTILGSAGQYGENLGVLRITRNETNKWTANHYELRPIDDSLSVDSTITKTIDTYKKSIQENYLNDFGMKFDEVLAYSPFDFARFSKLGIEQKEEPIGNLIGDSFIHMIQQLEGKDYEPIAAAVVPVGTIRDTFSKGDITVSNVFNVNSLGIGPDEISGYPLVDIYLTGKELKTIAEVDASITPIMNEVQLYIAGLRYTFNTNRFIFNKVTDISLQSMDGTNEEIDDEKLYRVVGGLYSVQMLPFVNEKSFGILSVVPKTKEGTPVTNFEDHIVYMNEHQEVKEWYAIANYFKSFKKMNGVAQVPPYYEQTHGRKIVEHDSNIWAILKNPNGIILTIYAIVLTVVGLVALLVTFIVRKRKKNS, from the coding sequence ATGTTAATTACTCATTTACTAGTCAAGTCCATTTCAATCATTCTGCTCCTAGTAACCATCTTCACTCTAGATGTTCCAAAAGGAAAAGCGGAATCAGCAGAAGAATCAATCACTATTCTTTTTACGCATGATTTACATGACAACTTCCTTCCATTTGAAGTAGATAGAGGAGAAAAGAAGAAATCCGTCGGCGGATATGCTAGATTACATAGCGCGATTGTTGAGCAAAAAGAGAAAGATCCGGATGCGATTCTAGTTGACGCGGGTGATTTCGCAATGGGCACATTGTTCCAAACGATTTACGCAACTGATGCACCCGGATTACAGATGATGGGGCGGATGGGGTATGACGTGACGACTTTGGGGAATCATGAATTTGACTTTAGAGCAGAAGGTTTAGCGAGTAGTTTACGCGCTGCGAAAGACAGTGGGGAAAAATTGCCTAGTATTGTCGCTTCGAATACGATTTTCCCGACAGATGAGGACGGCAAGATGCCTCGCAACATTCAAGCGTTAAAAAAATCGATGGGCGATTATGACGTAAAAGATTATATGGTAATAGAACGTAAAGGGATTAAAATTGGCATCGTTGGGTTAATGGGAGAAGAAGCAGCTGGCAATGCGCCGATGTCCGGTGTGACGTTTGATGACGCGGTTGAAAGTGCCAAGTCCACGGTGGCGACATTGAAGAATGAAGAACATGTAGATCTAGTCATCGCTCTTTCACATTCAGGTACGTCGGAAATTCCGTCGCAGTCCGAAGATGAAATGATTGCAAAGAAAGTTCCTGATATTGATGTCATAATTAGTGGACATAGTCATACTACATTTGAGGAACCGGTTATTGTAGGTACTACTATCTTAGGCTCGGCGGGGCAATATGGAGAAAATCTTGGCGTCCTCCGTATTACACGAAATGAAACCAATAAATGGACAGCTAATCATTATGAATTACGGCCAATTGACGATTCTCTTTCTGTAGATTCAACGATCACTAAAACAATCGATACATACAAAAAATCGATACAAGAGAACTACCTCAATGATTTTGGAATGAAGTTTGATGAAGTGTTAGCCTATTCACCGTTCGATTTCGCGCGTTTTTCCAAGTTAGGAATCGAGCAAAAAGAAGAACCTATTGGAAATTTAATAGGCGACTCCTTCATTCACATGATTCAGCAATTGGAAGGAAAGGACTATGAACCGATCGCTGCCGCGGTTGTTCCAGTGGGTACGATTAGAGATACCTTCAGCAAAGGCGACATCACCGTTTCAAACGTTTTTAATGTGAATTCTTTAGGAATCGGTCCCGATGAAATCTCTGGCTATCCGCTTGTAGACATTTATTTGACCGGCAAAGAATTGAAGACCATTGCAGAAGTCGATGCTTCGATTACTCCTATTATGAATGAAGTTCAATTGTATATCGCAGGTTTACGGTACACGTTTAATACAAATCGCTTCATTTTCAATAAAGTCACGGATATCAGTTTGCAATCTATGGATGGGACAAACGAAGAAATTGACGATGAAAAGCTTTACCGCGTGGTTGGCGGCTTATACTCCGTTCAAATGCTTCCGTTTGTAAATGAAAAATCTTTTGGCATCCTATCGGTTGTGCCAAAGACAAAAGAAGGTACACCGGTGACAAATTTTGAAGACCACATCGTGTATATGAATGAGCACCAAGAAGTGAAAGAATGGTATGCCATTGCAAATTACTTCAAATCCTTTAAAAAGATGAACGGTGTCGCACAAGTACCACCATATTACGAGCAAACACATGGTAGAAAAATCGTAGAGCATGATTCAAATATTTGGGCCATCCTCAAAAATCCGAACGGGATAATCCTAACCATCTATGCGATCGTACTCACAGTTGTCGGCCTAGTGGCTTTGCTTGTGACGTTTATTGTGAGGAAGCGCAAAAAAAATAGTTGA
- a CDS encoding ribonuclease E inhibitor RraB — MFPNDADGQVLKSLKKEGVDFSQPHDVDFQIACANEESLQSALTVLHHNDYKVEGFYDEEYDEWYCTVQINMLLEYQSIMDMQEKLDELVKPFDAYSDGWGVMVD, encoded by the coding sequence ATGTTTCCGAATGATGCAGATGGACAAGTGTTGAAATCATTAAAAAAAGAAGGTGTTGATTTCAGTCAACCACATGATGTTGATTTTCAAATAGCTTGTGCAAATGAAGAGAGTTTACAATCAGCTTTAACTGTTCTACACCATAATGATTATAAAGTAGAAGGGTTTTATGATGAAGAATACGATGAGTGGTATTGTACTGTTCAAATAAATATGTTGTTGGAATATCAATCAATTATGGATATGCAGGAAAAGCTAGATGAATTAGTCAAACCATTCGATGCATACAGTGACGGCTGGGGAGTAATGGTAGACTAA
- a CDS encoding beta-carotene 15,15'-monooxygenase gives MVFNKQSLRMIWPILFLLVLASNFALYRSSLGISILPANTNPVVLGSLIDLTIVAPVLFLAWQRKLSWKYLLTLMAGGLIVARFIIPMHYLTPFKTLTLMGFVVEAVFVLLELLLLLTLFKYLPEIIRSVKRSSLPHLFAFSNAVDQKVRKQPIIQVICSEMLMFYYAFCLWKKQPLPKENTFTLHQNSSLIAFQVMMIHAIVVETLGVHWWLHDKSLILSLLLLVINIYSVVLFLGDIQAIRFNPLQVDHDRMYVSLGLMKRMEIKWTDIDEIIEDRPILEKKLMKNTIDFVARDFEKTYPDVIIKLKHPQEAVLFMGMKKKYEQVAIRVDDSEKFKEILKTKLQKSVD, from the coding sequence ATGGTGTTTAATAAACAATCCTTACGCATGATTTGGCCTATCCTATTTTTACTTGTACTGGCTTCCAACTTTGCTTTATATCGTTCTTCACTAGGAATCAGCATTTTGCCTGCGAATACCAATCCTGTAGTTCTAGGTTCTCTCATCGATCTCACTATTGTAGCTCCAGTATTATTTTTAGCGTGGCAACGGAAACTAAGCTGGAAATATCTCCTTACTTTAATGGCAGGAGGACTAATCGTCGCTCGCTTTATCATTCCAATGCACTATTTAACCCCTTTTAAAACGCTTACTCTAATGGGCTTTGTAGTGGAAGCTGTGTTCGTTTTGCTTGAACTATTATTATTGTTAACTCTATTCAAGTATTTACCTGAAATTATCCGGAGTGTGAAGAGGAGTTCTTTACCCCACTTATTTGCTTTCTCCAATGCAGTAGACCAAAAAGTTAGGAAACAACCGATTATTCAAGTGATTTGTTCAGAAATGCTGATGTTCTATTATGCTTTTTGCCTTTGGAAGAAACAGCCTCTACCTAAAGAAAATACGTTTACGCTACATCAGAATTCAAGTCTAATTGCCTTTCAAGTGATGATGATTCATGCAATTGTAGTTGAAACGTTGGGAGTGCATTGGTGGTTACATGATAAGTCACTGATTTTATCGTTGCTACTTTTAGTTATAAATATCTATTCCGTTGTTTTATTTTTAGGAGACATTCAAGCTATACGATTTAACCCTCTACAAGTGGACCATGATCGCATGTATGTTTCATTGGGCTTAATGAAACGTATGGAAATAAAGTGGACGGACATTGATGAAATCATAGAAGACCGTCCCATATTAGAAAAAAAGCTCATGAAGAATACGATAGATTTTGTAGCACGCGATTTTGAGAAAACGTATCCGGACGTCATAATAAAACTAAAACATCCACAGGAAGCGGTTTTGTTCATGGGGATGAAGAAAAAGTATGAGCAAGTGGCTATTCGAGTAGATGATTCCGAAAAATTCAAGGAAATATTGAAAACGAAATTACAAAAATCAGTGGATTGA
- the msrA gene encoding peptide-methionine (S)-S-oxide reductase MsrA, with the protein MVKPFKEWPGVHDIVSGYMGGHLDNPTYEDVKKGTSGHIEVVEITFDPVLFPYEKLLEVYWQQIDPTDAEGQFQDRGLSYTTAIFYYTEAQREAAEKSKEALAASGIFTKPIVTPIRRAETFYRAEEYHQDYYIKEKDHYEEDRARSGRNEFIAEHWGK; encoded by the coding sequence ATGGTGAAACCGTTTAAAGAATGGCCAGGAGTCCACGACATCGTGTCTGGTTATATGGGCGGGCATCTCGATAATCCGACATATGAAGATGTGAAAAAAGGTACATCTGGTCATATAGAAGTCGTTGAAATCACGTTTGATCCTGTACTATTTCCTTATGAGAAGTTACTTGAAGTATACTGGCAACAAATCGATCCAACAGATGCAGAAGGTCAATTTCAAGACCGCGGCTTATCCTACACAACCGCTATTTTTTATTACACAGAGGCGCAACGGGAAGCTGCCGAAAAATCAAAAGAAGCTCTAGCGGCAAGTGGCATTTTCACAAAACCGATCGTGACACCAATCCGACGAGCAGAAACGTTCTATCGGGCTGAAGAATACCATCAAGATTATTACATAAAAGAAAAAGACCATTACGAAGAGGATCGTGCACGTTCGGGGCGCAATGAATTCATTGCTGAGCACTGGGGTAAGTAA
- a CDS encoding iron chaperone yields the protein MEIFKQYIAGIDSPEQRHRVEQVLAWVTTTFPNLEPQMKWNTPMFSDHGTFIIGISIAKHHMSISPEPAGIARFADEIAEAGYSATSGLFRIKWNEPIHFGLLEKLIEFNMEDKIDCTNFWRK from the coding sequence ATGGAAATATTCAAGCAATATATAGCGGGTATCGATTCTCCCGAACAACGTCATCGTGTAGAGCAAGTGTTGGCGTGGGTTACTACTACATTCCCAAATTTGGAGCCGCAAATGAAGTGGAATACACCTATGTTCTCTGACCATGGCACATTTATTATTGGTATTTCTATCGCAAAGCATCATATGAGCATTTCACCTGAACCAGCAGGAATTGCGCGCTTTGCAGATGAAATTGCAGAAGCGGGCTATAGCGCTACAAGTGGTTTGTTTAGAATCAAGTGGAATGAGCCAATTCATTTTGGGTTGTTGGAGAAATTGATCGAATTTAACATGGAAGACAAAATTGATTGTACAAACTTTTGGCGTAAATAA
- a CDS encoding barstar family protein, with protein MEQYNINLKRLEGPYIHFTRDTDKFNHVYCQVESVKETQLFHAIINGEFCLTKKELLKQFYLNLNFPSYFSENWDSFDECINDLEWLESSFFVIFINNFELLLSKDLSERENFFEILMSSIRDWRDGNNYQSEVVPFSIIIHSNKDIPETFNTNLFEMGVNIF; from the coding sequence ATGGAACAATACAATATAAATTTAAAACGTCTAGAAGGTCCATATATACATTTTACAAGAGATACCGATAAGTTTAATCATGTATACTGTCAAGTTGAGTCTGTGAAAGAAACTCAATTATTTCACGCGATAATCAATGGAGAATTTTGTTTGACAAAAAAGGAATTATTAAAACAATTTTACTTGAATTTAAATTTTCCGAGTTACTTCTCGGAGAATTGGGATTCTTTTGATGAATGTATTAATGATTTAGAATGGTTGGAAAGTAGTTTTTTTGTGATATTTATTAATAATTTCGAGTTATTATTATCAAAAGATTTAAGCGAAAGGGAAAATTTTTTTGAGATTTTGATGTCGTCTATTAGAGACTGGCGAGATGGCAATAATTATCAGAGTGAAGTTGTACCTTTTAGTATTATTATCCACTCTAACAAAGATATCCCTGAAACATTTAATACTAATTTGTTTGAGATGGGAGTAAATATATTTTAA
- a CDS encoding arylamine N-acetyltransferase family protein, with amino-acid sequence MLQWISTQLTLNGTPLEQISQVQTLFAQQFEFENLDVLLANEEPITERYLQNKMIRHGRGGLCYELNGLLYIALRDLGFPVQLAAATIWAPPPRDHYVLDRTHIVNLLHYENTLYVIDSGFGNNLVMQPVALDSDPVTSPAGTFRLRSETTEKGTMVFEQLTDNGWERRYGLYPDVIDWTHLDHVKQQIHHSPESSFNKALLIAKVTNDGTYSINEDRYHRKCSDDEETLPFQDHDDLLEQVRQHAAPAVYEATEKYINQQKTSYD; translated from the coding sequence ATGCTGCAATGGATTTCGACCCAATTGACACTCAACGGCACACCGCTTGAGCAAATCAGCCAAGTTCAGACGCTCTTCGCCCAGCAATTCGAATTTGAAAACCTGGATGTCTTACTGGCGAATGAAGAGCCTATTACCGAGCGATATCTTCAAAATAAAATGATTAGACACGGACGCGGTGGTTTGTGCTATGAACTCAATGGCCTGCTGTATATCGCACTCAGGGACCTAGGTTTCCCCGTACAACTCGCCGCGGCTACAATTTGGGCACCGCCACCACGTGATCACTATGTCCTCGATCGTACACATATCGTGAATTTGCTCCATTACGAAAATACACTGTACGTAATCGACAGTGGTTTCGGCAACAATCTCGTCATGCAACCCGTCGCACTCGATAGCGATCCCGTCACTTCGCCTGCTGGTACATTCCGGTTGCGGAGTGAAACTACTGAAAAAGGCACAATGGTATTTGAACAACTGACGGATAATGGCTGGGAACGTCGCTATGGTCTCTATCCCGACGTAATCGACTGGACACATTTGGACCACGTCAAACAGCAGATCCATCACAGTCCTGAATCTTCATTCAACAAAGCGTTGCTCATCGCCAAAGTAACAAACGACGGCACGTACTCGATTAATGAAGATCGTTACCATCGAAAATGTAGTGACGACGAAGAAACTCTGCCGTTCCAAGATCATGATGACTTACTCGAACAAGTCAGACAGCATGCAGCTCCAGCTGTTTATGAAGCGACTGAGAAGTATATTAACCAGCAAAAAACCTCCTACGACTGA
- a CDS encoding S-layer homology domain-containing protein, giving the protein MKKIWITFGAVALALSLPLSSMAASNQKFTDVPDTKHFAEAVNELAERHIITGYADGLFKPGNPITRGQTAAIIAKLMGLNPDYMVKDPGFKDVSKANGYHNAIAKLAELEVIGGYEDGRFGPNDPVKRGQLASILVKAFDLPRFAFNAEENPFHDVKPNTSHGANVLILHKLGITTGVTSDRFGINEWVTRGQAAKLMQLTECVQPESYSLKTWGPMLRFSEIMTDEDTDEFAVNSEVYHAAIIKGRQTPSGYTGDRLQVTPLKEGRGTLQIGGNYGMEDQNIKRYYHKYYVDVKKVDGKLKVQLLYASDILKTRARLKLAADEEVETIRFVRTDGEVLSDNMPFEGYTDSPDVFIRVNKPGNFIAIVRFTNGKEARYAVEVNVPDAHMLYYKVKTSKMLDAN; this is encoded by the coding sequence ATGAAAAAGATTTGGATAACATTTGGCGCGGTGGCTCTTGCCCTCAGCTTGCCATTATCAAGTATGGCTGCAAGCAACCAGAAGTTCACGGATGTTCCCGATACCAAGCACTTTGCGGAGGCGGTCAATGAATTGGCCGAACGCCATATTATTACGGGATATGCGGACGGCTTATTTAAGCCAGGCAATCCAATCACGCGCGGTCAGACAGCGGCAATTATTGCAAAGTTGATGGGACTGAATCCGGATTATATGGTGAAGGATCCTGGATTCAAGGACGTCTCGAAAGCAAATGGCTATCATAATGCCATTGCTAAGCTTGCGGAGCTTGAAGTGATCGGGGGCTATGAAGACGGAAGATTCGGGCCGAATGATCCCGTCAAACGGGGACAATTGGCTTCCATCCTCGTGAAAGCATTCGATTTACCACGCTTTGCTTTTAACGCGGAAGAAAATCCATTCCATGACGTCAAGCCCAACACGTCGCATGGCGCGAATGTCTTGATTCTGCACAAACTCGGTATTACAACAGGCGTAACGTCCGATAGATTCGGCATCAATGAATGGGTGACAAGAGGACAGGCAGCGAAGTTGATGCAACTAACGGAGTGTGTCCAACCCGAGTCCTATTCATTAAAGACATGGGGTCCAATGCTGCGTTTCTCGGAAATAATGACCGATGAGGACACGGATGAATTTGCGGTCAACTCGGAAGTATATCACGCAGCCATCATTAAAGGCAGACAGACACCTTCAGGATATACTGGCGATCGGTTGCAAGTAACTCCGCTTAAAGAAGGAAGAGGAACATTACAGATCGGCGGTAATTATGGTATGGAAGATCAAAATATCAAACGCTACTATCATAAATACTATGTGGATGTGAAGAAAGTCGATGGCAAACTGAAGGTGCAGTTACTCTACGCGAGCGATATTTTAAAGACGCGGGCGCGTCTGAAACTGGCGGCGGATGAAGAGGTTGAAACTATTCGTTTCGTGCGGACGGACGGGGAAGTCTTATCCGACAACATGCCGTTTGAAGGGTATACCGATTCGCCGGATGTGTTCATTCGTGTCAACAAGCCCGGCAACTTCATCGCGATAGTCCGCTTTACTAACGGAAAAGAAGCGCGCTACGCAGTGGAAGTGAACGTTCCGGATGCACATATGTTGTATTATAAAGTGAAGACGTCAAAGATGTTAGACGCCAACTGA
- a CDS encoding pyridoxal-phosphate-dependent aminotransferase family protein, whose protein sequence is MLNFTVGPVTLDKEVLKIGSKQMPYFRNEEFSAMTLESEELLKQSMNSPVDSKVVFLTASGTAAMEATVLNLFDQEDKLLVVNGGVFGSRFSEICQVHSLHYKEIKLNFFEDLTIGDLIPYDKKGFTGLLINIHETSTGVLYDINLVKEFCKKNHLLLVIDAISSYLADPFDMEGSTANAVIISSQKALGLPPGMSYVVLDKKSQDRVREISFKSVYFNFNKYLSDGERGQTPYTPAVSNLLQLNEKLKYIDKKSVTKIIKETRELAIHFRNEIIKLPFEIPTKSPSNALTAVSPLRSISPESVVQSLKMNSDIYVMPNGGELSCKIFRVGHLGAITIENNQYLLDEIKKNLKTIS, encoded by the coding sequence TTGTTAAATTTCACAGTCGGTCCTGTCACACTTGATAAAGAAGTGCTGAAAATAGGGTCCAAACAAATGCCTTACTTTAGGAATGAAGAATTCTCTGCCATGACATTAGAAAGTGAAGAGCTGTTAAAACAAAGTATGAACTCTCCCGTAGATTCTAAAGTTGTTTTTTTAACTGCCTCAGGTACAGCTGCAATGGAAGCAACCGTTTTAAATTTGTTTGATCAAGAAGACAAGTTGCTTGTTGTAAATGGAGGAGTTTTTGGTTCTAGGTTCTCAGAGATTTGCCAAGTCCATAGTCTACATTATAAAGAGATTAAATTAAACTTCTTTGAAGATTTAACTATTGGTGATTTAATTCCTTACGATAAAAAAGGTTTTACCGGCCTTCTCATTAATATACATGAAACCTCTACAGGTGTACTCTATGATATAAATTTAGTTAAGGAGTTTTGTAAAAAAAATCATTTACTCCTAGTAATAGACGCAATTAGTTCATATTTAGCCGATCCTTTTGACATGGAAGGAAGTACTGCTAATGCAGTTATTATTAGCTCCCAGAAAGCATTAGGGCTCCCGCCGGGTATGTCCTATGTTGTTCTCGACAAAAAATCACAAGATCGTGTGAGAGAGATTTCCTTTAAAAGCGTATACTTTAACTTCAACAAATATTTGTCTGACGGTGAAAGAGGGCAGACTCCCTATACTCCAGCCGTAAGTAATTTGTTACAATTGAATGAAAAATTGAAGTATATTGATAAAAAGAGTGTTACAAAAATAATTAAAGAAACTAGAGAACTTGCCATTCATTTTAGAAATGAAATTATCAAACTGCCTTTTGAAATTCCAACTAAAAGTCCTTCAAACGCATTAACAGCTGTAAGTCCACTTAGATCAATAAGTCCTGAATCAGTTGTTCAATCTCTTAAGATGAATAGTGATATATATGTAATGCCTAACGGAGGAGAATTAAGTTGTAAGATATTTAGAGTCGGACATCTCGGTGCAATTACTATCGAAAATAACCAATATCTACTAGATGAAATAAAGAAAAATTTAAAAACTATTTCATAA
- a CDS encoding GntR family transcriptional regulator, giving the protein MNRTVTVEKELIKAILQGEYLAGSQIETERELAAMYQLGRPAIREVLQRLSHGGWLTLRKGQRAVVNDYWNGGNITTIVDIIEYVDQVPDAFVLYFLELRIALTPQYVKKAVLLNYPKVVGVLAEIDELLDTAEAFALYDWKVQKELARLSENPLFSLVLNSFEPAYVKMALKYFESSFRREASLSYYKKLLSVALLGDDQQAEKLSQEMMKKSYDLWKNQLSPDERIGVKFKLDSIQ; this is encoded by the coding sequence ATGAATCGAACAGTAACTGTTGAAAAAGAACTGATCAAAGCAATTCTTCAAGGAGAATATTTGGCGGGAAGTCAAATCGAGACGGAAAGAGAATTGGCCGCAATGTATCAACTGGGACGTCCCGCCATTCGAGAAGTCTTACAGCGCTTGAGTCACGGTGGTTGGCTGACGTTACGAAAAGGTCAACGCGCTGTCGTCAATGATTATTGGAACGGAGGAAATATTACTACAATCGTTGATATTATTGAGTATGTCGATCAAGTGCCAGACGCTTTCGTTCTCTACTTTTTGGAATTACGTATTGCACTAACACCTCAATATGTAAAAAAAGCGGTACTGCTTAATTATCCTAAAGTAGTGGGTGTACTAGCTGAAATCGATGAGTTACTAGATACAGCGGAAGCTTTTGCGTTATATGACTGGAAAGTTCAAAAGGAGTTAGCTAGATTGTCAGAAAATCCGCTCTTTTCGCTCGTGCTAAACAGCTTTGAACCAGCGTACGTGAAAATGGCGTTAAAATACTTTGAAAGTTCATTTCGTCGTGAAGCTTCACTCAGTTATTATAAAAAGTTATTGTCCGTTGCATTATTAGGCGATGATCAGCAAGCAGAAAAACTTTCCCAGGAAATGATGAAAAAAAGCTATGATCTATGGAAAAACCAATTATCACCAGATGAGAGAATCGGCGTGAAGTTTAAGCTTGATAGTATACAATAA